One window from the genome of Kryptolebias marmoratus isolate JLee-2015 linkage group LG1, ASM164957v2, whole genome shotgun sequence encodes:
- the kdm2ba gene encoding lysine (K)-specific demethylase 2Ba isoform X7, whose product MALSLSGDDEEYESESEQQRAVNRPKPKMGTSSAVKLPSNRSSSGARRRRTRCRKCEACLRTECGECHFCKDMKKFGGPGRMKQSCIMRQCIAPVLPHTAVCVVCKEAGKEDTLENDEDKFNFMLMECSICNEIVHPNCLKVSDATGVVNDELPNCWECPKCNHAGKSGKQKRGPGFKYASNLPGSLLREQKPVKEEGDVSAAAKRRPDREETPRFRAEDALHRQPPLLSPSGQPRPRPEDKLRKKRKLFDDEEEEDLSVKKKEKPDDSYFSKLASQIKTEREDEGGYGEDDEDGRDLHFRSSVDRKGRFGDTEEDSRNDPLNPSIRTPVGDSDQSYCSSPQAGPSSEGGSETQEKGPRPKARRKRHLPNNRELSRELSKALNQEIQKTEDSLAIENRQPLKVEPETENEEPKRLFRNGMELGDQRPHLKAKEMNGSNWELRHFYQSPITPLGFNRSTPTTRPVPPRSPPKCVQMERHVIRPPPISPPPDRLPLKDGKAHVLQREVWMKIFSYLSHPELCICMSVCKTWNRWCCDKRLWTKIDLNRCTSITPLMLSGIIRRQPVSLDLSWTNISKKQLSWLINRLPGLRVLQLAGCSWAAVSALCTSSCPLLRTLDVQWVEGLKDAQMRDLLSPPTDNRPGQLDNRCKLRNVEDLRLAGLDITDTSLRLISRQMPLLSRLDLSYCNHINDQSVNLLTAKGTTTRDSLTEINLSGEPRGPRRPTAPGVVSYSLQPSHGLLPELFQALRQHLSDRPSLLQAGDEDGLREVHRGDVRERPVQTEGGQTAAEDELVANGTRQQTGVALKGSGPRDEPAESLVIKPEQEAEVPGGRCALT is encoded by the exons GCTCCTCCGGAGCCCGGCGCAGGAGGACGCGCTGCAGGAAGTGCGAGGCGTGCCTCCGGACCGAATGCGGCGAGTGTCATTTCTGTAAGGATATGAAGAAGTTCGGTGGGCCGGGCCGCATGAAGCAGTCCTGCATTATGCGACAGTGCATCGCG CCCGTCCTGCCCCACACCGCCGTGTGTGTGGTGTGCAAGGAGGCGGGGAAGGAGGACACGCTGGAGAACGACGAGGACAAGTTCAACTTCATGCTCATGGAGTGCTCCATCTGTAACGAGATCGTCCACCCCAACTGCCTGAAG GTCAGCGACGCCACAGGAGTGGTGAACGACGAGCTCCCCAACTGCTGGGAGTGTCCCAAATGCAACCATGCTGGGAAAAGTGGGAAA CAAAAAAGGGGTCCCGGGTTCAAATACGCGTCCAACCTCCCCGGCTCTTTGCTGAGGGAACAGAAGCCCGTGAAGGAGGAGGGGGACGTGTCCGCTGCGGCGAAGAGGAGACCGGACAGAGAGGAGACGCCCAGGTTCCGAGCCGAGGACGCCCTCCACCGTCAGCCGCCGCTGCTGTCCCCCAGCGGTCAGCCGCGGCCCAGGCCAGAGGACaagctgaggaagaagaggaagctgtttgacgatgaggaggaggaggatcttTCTGTGAAGAAGAAG GAAAAGCCGGATGACTCCTATTTTTCCAAACTCGCGTCTCAAATTAAGACAGAACGGGAGGACGAGGGCGGGTATGGGGAAGACGACGAAGATGGAAGGGATCTTCACTTCCGGAGCAGTGTAGACAGGAAAGGGCGCTTCGGGGACACTGAAGAGGACTCCAGGAATGACCCTTTGAATCCTTCCATCAGGACACCGGTCGGGGACAGTGACCAGTCCTACTGCAGCTCCCCGCAGGCCGGCCCCAGCAGCGAGGGGGGGAGCGAGACGCAGGAGAAGGGTCCCCGTCCCAAAGCTCGCCGCAAGCGGCACTTGCCGAACAACAGGGAGCTGAGTCGAGAACTGAGCAAAGCGCTGAACCAGGAAATCCAGAAGACTGAGGACTCCCTGGCCATCGAGAACCGGCAGCCCCTCAAGGTGGAGCCGGAAACGGAGAACGAGGAGCCGAAGAGGCTCTTCCGCAACGGTATGGAACTCGGCGATCAGAGGCCTCACCTGAAGGCCAAAGAGATGAACGGGAGCAACTGGGAACTGCGCCACTTCTACCAGAGTCCGATCACTCCGCTGGGCTTCAACCGGAGCACCCCGACCACGCGGCCTGTGCCCCCGCGTTCCCCGCCCAAGTGTGTGCAAATGGAGCGGCACGTCATTCGGCCCCCTCCCATAAGCCCCCCTCCGGACAGGCTGCCCCTGAAGGATGGTAAAGCGCACGTTCTCCAGCGAGAGGTCTGGATGAAGATCTTCAGTTATCTGTCACACCCGGAGCTGTGCATCTGCATGAGCGTTTGCAAGACGTGGAACAGATG GTGTTGCGATAAGAGACTTTGGACGAAGATCGATCTGAATCGCTGCACCTCCATCACCCCGCTCATGCTAAGTGGGATCATCCGCAGGCAGCCCGTCTCCTTGGACCTCAGCTGGACCAACATTTCCAAAAAACAGCTAAGCTGGCTTATTAATAGATTACCAG GTCTGCGGGTGTTACAGCTGGCCGGCTGCTCTTGGGCTGCTGTGTCTGCGCTCTGCACCTCCAGCTGCCCTCTGCTGCGCACCCTGGATGTGCAGTGGGTGGAGGGACTGAAAGATGCACAGATGAGGGACCTGCTGTCACCGCCCACAGACAACAGACCAG GTCAGCTCGATAACCGCTGTAAGCTGAGGAACGTGGAGGACCTGCGGCTGGCGGGGCTGGACATCACCGACACGTCGCTGCGTCTCATCAGTCGACAGATGCCCCTGCTGTCGCGGCTGGACCTGAGCTACTGCAACCACATCAACGACCAGTCCGTCAACCTGCTGACGGCAAAGGGAACCACCACCAGAGACTCGCTCACAGAGATCAACCTGTCAGGTGAGCCCCGCGGGCCGAGGAGACCAACGGCACCAGGTGTTGTGTCTTATAG tCTGCAACCGAGTCACGGATTACTCCCTGAACTTTTTCAAGCGCTGCGGCAGCATCTGTCAGATCGACCTTCGCTACTGCAAGCAGGTGACGAAGACGGGCTGCGAGAGGTTCATCGCGGAGATGTCCGTGAGCGTCCCGTTCAAACTGAAGGAggacaaactgctgcagaagaCGAGCTAGTGGCTAACGGGACCCGACAACAGACTGGCGTTGCACTTAAAGGAAGTGGCCCCCGCGACGAGCCCGCCGAGTCGCTCGTAATAAAACCTGAGCAAGAGGCAGAAGTTCCTGGAGGGAGATGTGCGCTTACATGA
- the kdm2ba gene encoding lysine (K)-specific demethylase 2Ba isoform X9, translated as MALSLSGDDEEYESESEQQRAVNRPKPKMGTSSAVKLPSNRSSSGARRRRTRCRKCEACLRTECGECHFCKDMKKFGGPGRMKQSCIMRQCIAPVLPHTAVCVVCKEAGKEDTLENDEDKFNFMLMECSICNEIVHPNCLKVSDATGVVNDELPNCWECPKCNHAGKSGKQKRGPGFKYASNLPGSLLREQKPVKEEGDVSAAAKRRPDREETPRFRAEDALHRQPPLLSPSGQPRPRPEDKLRKKRKLFDDEEEEDLSVKKKEKPDDSYFSKLASQIKTEREDEGGYGEDDEDGRDLHFRSSVDRKGRFGDTEEDSRNDPLNPSIRTPVGDSDQSYCSSPQAGPSSEGGSETQEKGPRPKARRKRHLPNNRELSRELSKALNQEIQKTEDSLAIENRQPLKVEPETENEEPKRLFRNGMELGDQRPHLKAKEMNGSNWELRHFYQSPITPLGFNRSTPTTRPVPPRSPPKCVQMERHVIRPPPISPPPDRLPLKDGKAHVLQREVWMKIFSYLSHPELCICMSVCKTWNRWCCDKRLWTKIDLNRCTSITPLMLSGIIRRQPVSLDLSWTNISKKQLSWLINRLPGLRVLQLAGCSWAAVSALCTSSCPLLRTLDVQWVEGLKDAQMRDLLSPPTDNRPGQLDNRCKLRNVEDLRLAGLDITDTSLRLISRQMPLLSRLDLSYCNHINDQSVNLLTAKGTTTRDSLTEINLSVCNRVTDYSLNFFKRCGSICQIDLRYCKQVTKTGCERFIAEMSVSVPFKLKEDKLLQKTS; from the exons GCTCCTCCGGAGCCCGGCGCAGGAGGACGCGCTGCAGGAAGTGCGAGGCGTGCCTCCGGACCGAATGCGGCGAGTGTCATTTCTGTAAGGATATGAAGAAGTTCGGTGGGCCGGGCCGCATGAAGCAGTCCTGCATTATGCGACAGTGCATCGCG CCCGTCCTGCCCCACACCGCCGTGTGTGTGGTGTGCAAGGAGGCGGGGAAGGAGGACACGCTGGAGAACGACGAGGACAAGTTCAACTTCATGCTCATGGAGTGCTCCATCTGTAACGAGATCGTCCACCCCAACTGCCTGAAG GTCAGCGACGCCACAGGAGTGGTGAACGACGAGCTCCCCAACTGCTGGGAGTGTCCCAAATGCAACCATGCTGGGAAAAGTGGGAAA CAAAAAAGGGGTCCCGGGTTCAAATACGCGTCCAACCTCCCCGGCTCTTTGCTGAGGGAACAGAAGCCCGTGAAGGAGGAGGGGGACGTGTCCGCTGCGGCGAAGAGGAGACCGGACAGAGAGGAGACGCCCAGGTTCCGAGCCGAGGACGCCCTCCACCGTCAGCCGCCGCTGCTGTCCCCCAGCGGTCAGCCGCGGCCCAGGCCAGAGGACaagctgaggaagaagaggaagctgtttgacgatgaggaggaggaggatcttTCTGTGAAGAAGAAG GAAAAGCCGGATGACTCCTATTTTTCCAAACTCGCGTCTCAAATTAAGACAGAACGGGAGGACGAGGGCGGGTATGGGGAAGACGACGAAGATGGAAGGGATCTTCACTTCCGGAGCAGTGTAGACAGGAAAGGGCGCTTCGGGGACACTGAAGAGGACTCCAGGAATGACCCTTTGAATCCTTCCATCAGGACACCGGTCGGGGACAGTGACCAGTCCTACTGCAGCTCCCCGCAGGCCGGCCCCAGCAGCGAGGGGGGGAGCGAGACGCAGGAGAAGGGTCCCCGTCCCAAAGCTCGCCGCAAGCGGCACTTGCCGAACAACAGGGAGCTGAGTCGAGAACTGAGCAAAGCGCTGAACCAGGAAATCCAGAAGACTGAGGACTCCCTGGCCATCGAGAACCGGCAGCCCCTCAAGGTGGAGCCGGAAACGGAGAACGAGGAGCCGAAGAGGCTCTTCCGCAACGGTATGGAACTCGGCGATCAGAGGCCTCACCTGAAGGCCAAAGAGATGAACGGGAGCAACTGGGAACTGCGCCACTTCTACCAGAGTCCGATCACTCCGCTGGGCTTCAACCGGAGCACCCCGACCACGCGGCCTGTGCCCCCGCGTTCCCCGCCCAAGTGTGTGCAAATGGAGCGGCACGTCATTCGGCCCCCTCCCATAAGCCCCCCTCCGGACAGGCTGCCCCTGAAGGATGGTAAAGCGCACGTTCTCCAGCGAGAGGTCTGGATGAAGATCTTCAGTTATCTGTCACACCCGGAGCTGTGCATCTGCATGAGCGTTTGCAAGACGTGGAACAGATG GTGTTGCGATAAGAGACTTTGGACGAAGATCGATCTGAATCGCTGCACCTCCATCACCCCGCTCATGCTAAGTGGGATCATCCGCAGGCAGCCCGTCTCCTTGGACCTCAGCTGGACCAACATTTCCAAAAAACAGCTAAGCTGGCTTATTAATAGATTACCAG GTCTGCGGGTGTTACAGCTGGCCGGCTGCTCTTGGGCTGCTGTGTCTGCGCTCTGCACCTCCAGCTGCCCTCTGCTGCGCACCCTGGATGTGCAGTGGGTGGAGGGACTGAAAGATGCACAGATGAGGGACCTGCTGTCACCGCCCACAGACAACAGACCAG GTCAGCTCGATAACCGCTGTAAGCTGAGGAACGTGGAGGACCTGCGGCTGGCGGGGCTGGACATCACCGACACGTCGCTGCGTCTCATCAGTCGACAGATGCCCCTGCTGTCGCGGCTGGACCTGAGCTACTGCAACCACATCAACGACCAGTCCGTCAACCTGCTGACGGCAAAGGGAACCACCACCAGAGACTCGCTCACAGAGATCAACCTGTCAG tCTGCAACCGAGTCACGGATTACTCCCTGAACTTTTTCAAGCGCTGCGGCAGCATCTGTCAGATCGACCTTCGCTACTGCAAGCAGGTGACGAAGACGGGCTGCGAGAGGTTCATCGCGGAGATGTCCGTGAGCGTCCCGTTCAAACTGAAGGAggacaaactgctgcagaagaCGAGCTAG
- the kdm2ba gene encoding lysine (K)-specific demethylase 2Ba isoform X4: protein MALSLSGDDEEYESESEQQRAVNRPKPKMGTSSAVKLPSNRSSSGARRRRTRCRKCEACLRTECGECHFCKDMKKFGGPGRMKQSCIMRQCIAPVLPHTAVCVVCKEAGKEDTLENDEDKFNFMLMECSICNEIVHPNCLKQVSDATGVVNDELPNCWECPKCNHAGKSGKVLKQKRGPGFKYASNLPGSLLREQKPVKEEGDVSAAAKRRPDREETPRFRAEDALHRQPPLLSPSGQPRPRPEDKLRKKRKLFDDEEEEDLSVKKKEKPDDSYFSKLASQIKTEREDEGGYGEDDEDGRDLHFRSSVDRKGRFGDTEEDSRNDPLNPSIRTPVGDSDQSYCSSPQAGPSSEGGSETQEKGPRPKARRKRHLPNNRELSRELSKALNQEIQKTEDSLAIENRQPLKVEPETENEEPKRLFRNGMELGDQRPHLKAKEMNGSNWELRHFYQSPITPLGFNRSTPTTRPVPPRSPPKCVQMERHVIRPPPISPPPDRLPLKDGKAHVLQREVWMKIFSYLSHPELCICMSVCKTWNRWCCDKRLWTKIDLNRCTSITPLMLSGIIRRQPVSLDLSWTNISKKQLSWLINRLPGLRVLQLAGCSWAAVSALCTSSCPLLRTLDVQWVEGLKDAQMRDLLSPPTDNRPGQLDNRCKLRNVEDLRLAGLDITDTSLRLISRQMPLLSRLDLSYCNHINDQSVNLLTAKGTTTRDSLTEINLSGEPRGPRRPTAPGVVSYSLQPSHGLLPELFQALRQHLSDRPSLLQAGDEDGLREVHRGDVRERPVQTEGGQTAAEDELVANGTRQQTGVALKGSGPRDEPAESLVIKPEQEAEVPGGRCALT from the exons GCTCCTCCGGAGCCCGGCGCAGGAGGACGCGCTGCAGGAAGTGCGAGGCGTGCCTCCGGACCGAATGCGGCGAGTGTCATTTCTGTAAGGATATGAAGAAGTTCGGTGGGCCGGGCCGCATGAAGCAGTCCTGCATTATGCGACAGTGCATCGCG CCCGTCCTGCCCCACACCGCCGTGTGTGTGGTGTGCAAGGAGGCGGGGAAGGAGGACACGCTGGAGAACGACGAGGACAAGTTCAACTTCATGCTCATGGAGTGCTCCATCTGTAACGAGATCGTCCACCCCAACTGCCTGAAG CAGGTCAGCGACGCCACAGGAGTGGTGAACGACGAGCTCCCCAACTGCTGGGAGTGTCCCAAATGCAACCATGCTGGGAAAAGTGGGAAA GTATTGAAGCAAAAAAGGGGTCCCGGGTTCAAATACGCGTCCAACCTCCCCGGCTCTTTGCTGAGGGAACAGAAGCCCGTGAAGGAGGAGGGGGACGTGTCCGCTGCGGCGAAGAGGAGACCGGACAGAGAGGAGACGCCCAGGTTCCGAGCCGAGGACGCCCTCCACCGTCAGCCGCCGCTGCTGTCCCCCAGCGGTCAGCCGCGGCCCAGGCCAGAGGACaagctgaggaagaagaggaagctgtttgacgatgaggaggaggaggatcttTCTGTGAAGAAGAAG GAAAAGCCGGATGACTCCTATTTTTCCAAACTCGCGTCTCAAATTAAGACAGAACGGGAGGACGAGGGCGGGTATGGGGAAGACGACGAAGATGGAAGGGATCTTCACTTCCGGAGCAGTGTAGACAGGAAAGGGCGCTTCGGGGACACTGAAGAGGACTCCAGGAATGACCCTTTGAATCCTTCCATCAGGACACCGGTCGGGGACAGTGACCAGTCCTACTGCAGCTCCCCGCAGGCCGGCCCCAGCAGCGAGGGGGGGAGCGAGACGCAGGAGAAGGGTCCCCGTCCCAAAGCTCGCCGCAAGCGGCACTTGCCGAACAACAGGGAGCTGAGTCGAGAACTGAGCAAAGCGCTGAACCAGGAAATCCAGAAGACTGAGGACTCCCTGGCCATCGAGAACCGGCAGCCCCTCAAGGTGGAGCCGGAAACGGAGAACGAGGAGCCGAAGAGGCTCTTCCGCAACGGTATGGAACTCGGCGATCAGAGGCCTCACCTGAAGGCCAAAGAGATGAACGGGAGCAACTGGGAACTGCGCCACTTCTACCAGAGTCCGATCACTCCGCTGGGCTTCAACCGGAGCACCCCGACCACGCGGCCTGTGCCCCCGCGTTCCCCGCCCAAGTGTGTGCAAATGGAGCGGCACGTCATTCGGCCCCCTCCCATAAGCCCCCCTCCGGACAGGCTGCCCCTGAAGGATGGTAAAGCGCACGTTCTCCAGCGAGAGGTCTGGATGAAGATCTTCAGTTATCTGTCACACCCGGAGCTGTGCATCTGCATGAGCGTTTGCAAGACGTGGAACAGATG GTGTTGCGATAAGAGACTTTGGACGAAGATCGATCTGAATCGCTGCACCTCCATCACCCCGCTCATGCTAAGTGGGATCATCCGCAGGCAGCCCGTCTCCTTGGACCTCAGCTGGACCAACATTTCCAAAAAACAGCTAAGCTGGCTTATTAATAGATTACCAG GTCTGCGGGTGTTACAGCTGGCCGGCTGCTCTTGGGCTGCTGTGTCTGCGCTCTGCACCTCCAGCTGCCCTCTGCTGCGCACCCTGGATGTGCAGTGGGTGGAGGGACTGAAAGATGCACAGATGAGGGACCTGCTGTCACCGCCCACAGACAACAGACCAG GTCAGCTCGATAACCGCTGTAAGCTGAGGAACGTGGAGGACCTGCGGCTGGCGGGGCTGGACATCACCGACACGTCGCTGCGTCTCATCAGTCGACAGATGCCCCTGCTGTCGCGGCTGGACCTGAGCTACTGCAACCACATCAACGACCAGTCCGTCAACCTGCTGACGGCAAAGGGAACCACCACCAGAGACTCGCTCACAGAGATCAACCTGTCAGGTGAGCCCCGCGGGCCGAGGAGACCAACGGCACCAGGTGTTGTGTCTTATAG tCTGCAACCGAGTCACGGATTACTCCCTGAACTTTTTCAAGCGCTGCGGCAGCATCTGTCAGATCGACCTTCGCTACTGCAAGCAGGTGACGAAGACGGGCTGCGAGAGGTTCATCGCGGAGATGTCCGTGAGCGTCCCGTTCAAACTGAAGGAggacaaactgctgcagaagaCGAGCTAGTGGCTAACGGGACCCGACAACAGACTGGCGTTGCACTTAAAGGAAGTGGCCCCCGCGACGAGCCCGCCGAGTCGCTCGTAATAAAACCTGAGCAAGAGGCAGAAGTTCCTGGAGGGAGATGTGCGCTTACATGA
- the kdm2ba gene encoding lysine (K)-specific demethylase 2Ba isoform X6, whose amino-acid sequence MALSLSGDDEEYESESEQQRAVNRPKPKMGTSSAVKLPSNRSSSGARRRRTRCRKCEACLRTECGECHFCKDMKKFGGPGRMKQSCIMRQCIAPVLPHTAVCVVCKEAGKEDTLENDEDKFNFMLMECSICNEIVHPNCLKQVSDATGVVNDELPNCWECPKCNHAGKSGKQKRGPGFKYASNLPGSLLREQKPVKEEGDVSAAAKRRPDREETPRFRAEDALHRQPPLLSPSGQPRPRPEDKLRKKRKLFDDEEEEDLSVKKKEKPDDSYFSKLASQIKTEREDEGGYGEDDEDGRDLHFRSSVDRKGRFGDTEEDSRNDPLNPSIRTPVGDSDQSYCSSPQAGPSSEGGSETQEKGPRPKARRKRHLPNNRELSRELSKALNQEIQKTEDSLAIENRQPLKVEPETENEEPKRLFRNGMELGDQRPHLKAKEMNGSNWELRHFYQSPITPLGFNRSTPTTRPVPPRSPPKCVQMERHVIRPPPISPPPDRLPLKDGKAHVLQREVWMKIFSYLSHPELCICMSVCKTWNRWCCDKRLWTKIDLNRCTSITPLMLSGIIRRQPVSLDLSWTNISKKQLSWLINRLPGLRVLQLAGCSWAAVSALCTSSCPLLRTLDVQWVEGLKDAQMRDLLSPPTDNRPGQLDNRCKLRNVEDLRLAGLDITDTSLRLISRQMPLLSRLDLSYCNHINDQSVNLLTAKGTTTRDSLTEINLSGEPRGPRRPTAPGVVSYSLQPSHGLLPELFQALRQHLSDRPSLLQAGDEDGLREVHRGDVRERPVQTEGGQTAAEDELVANGTRQQTGVALKGSGPRDEPAESLVIKPEQEAEVPGGRCALT is encoded by the exons GCTCCTCCGGAGCCCGGCGCAGGAGGACGCGCTGCAGGAAGTGCGAGGCGTGCCTCCGGACCGAATGCGGCGAGTGTCATTTCTGTAAGGATATGAAGAAGTTCGGTGGGCCGGGCCGCATGAAGCAGTCCTGCATTATGCGACAGTGCATCGCG CCCGTCCTGCCCCACACCGCCGTGTGTGTGGTGTGCAAGGAGGCGGGGAAGGAGGACACGCTGGAGAACGACGAGGACAAGTTCAACTTCATGCTCATGGAGTGCTCCATCTGTAACGAGATCGTCCACCCCAACTGCCTGAAG CAGGTCAGCGACGCCACAGGAGTGGTGAACGACGAGCTCCCCAACTGCTGGGAGTGTCCCAAATGCAACCATGCTGGGAAAAGTGGGAAA CAAAAAAGGGGTCCCGGGTTCAAATACGCGTCCAACCTCCCCGGCTCTTTGCTGAGGGAACAGAAGCCCGTGAAGGAGGAGGGGGACGTGTCCGCTGCGGCGAAGAGGAGACCGGACAGAGAGGAGACGCCCAGGTTCCGAGCCGAGGACGCCCTCCACCGTCAGCCGCCGCTGCTGTCCCCCAGCGGTCAGCCGCGGCCCAGGCCAGAGGACaagctgaggaagaagaggaagctgtttgacgatgaggaggaggaggatcttTCTGTGAAGAAGAAG GAAAAGCCGGATGACTCCTATTTTTCCAAACTCGCGTCTCAAATTAAGACAGAACGGGAGGACGAGGGCGGGTATGGGGAAGACGACGAAGATGGAAGGGATCTTCACTTCCGGAGCAGTGTAGACAGGAAAGGGCGCTTCGGGGACACTGAAGAGGACTCCAGGAATGACCCTTTGAATCCTTCCATCAGGACACCGGTCGGGGACAGTGACCAGTCCTACTGCAGCTCCCCGCAGGCCGGCCCCAGCAGCGAGGGGGGGAGCGAGACGCAGGAGAAGGGTCCCCGTCCCAAAGCTCGCCGCAAGCGGCACTTGCCGAACAACAGGGAGCTGAGTCGAGAACTGAGCAAAGCGCTGAACCAGGAAATCCAGAAGACTGAGGACTCCCTGGCCATCGAGAACCGGCAGCCCCTCAAGGTGGAGCCGGAAACGGAGAACGAGGAGCCGAAGAGGCTCTTCCGCAACGGTATGGAACTCGGCGATCAGAGGCCTCACCTGAAGGCCAAAGAGATGAACGGGAGCAACTGGGAACTGCGCCACTTCTACCAGAGTCCGATCACTCCGCTGGGCTTCAACCGGAGCACCCCGACCACGCGGCCTGTGCCCCCGCGTTCCCCGCCCAAGTGTGTGCAAATGGAGCGGCACGTCATTCGGCCCCCTCCCATAAGCCCCCCTCCGGACAGGCTGCCCCTGAAGGATGGTAAAGCGCACGTTCTCCAGCGAGAGGTCTGGATGAAGATCTTCAGTTATCTGTCACACCCGGAGCTGTGCATCTGCATGAGCGTTTGCAAGACGTGGAACAGATG GTGTTGCGATAAGAGACTTTGGACGAAGATCGATCTGAATCGCTGCACCTCCATCACCCCGCTCATGCTAAGTGGGATCATCCGCAGGCAGCCCGTCTCCTTGGACCTCAGCTGGACCAACATTTCCAAAAAACAGCTAAGCTGGCTTATTAATAGATTACCAG GTCTGCGGGTGTTACAGCTGGCCGGCTGCTCTTGGGCTGCTGTGTCTGCGCTCTGCACCTCCAGCTGCCCTCTGCTGCGCACCCTGGATGTGCAGTGGGTGGAGGGACTGAAAGATGCACAGATGAGGGACCTGCTGTCACCGCCCACAGACAACAGACCAG GTCAGCTCGATAACCGCTGTAAGCTGAGGAACGTGGAGGACCTGCGGCTGGCGGGGCTGGACATCACCGACACGTCGCTGCGTCTCATCAGTCGACAGATGCCCCTGCTGTCGCGGCTGGACCTGAGCTACTGCAACCACATCAACGACCAGTCCGTCAACCTGCTGACGGCAAAGGGAACCACCACCAGAGACTCGCTCACAGAGATCAACCTGTCAGGTGAGCCCCGCGGGCCGAGGAGACCAACGGCACCAGGTGTTGTGTCTTATAG tCTGCAACCGAGTCACGGATTACTCCCTGAACTTTTTCAAGCGCTGCGGCAGCATCTGTCAGATCGACCTTCGCTACTGCAAGCAGGTGACGAAGACGGGCTGCGAGAGGTTCATCGCGGAGATGTCCGTGAGCGTCCCGTTCAAACTGAAGGAggacaaactgctgcagaagaCGAGCTAGTGGCTAACGGGACCCGACAACAGACTGGCGTTGCACTTAAAGGAAGTGGCCCCCGCGACGAGCCCGCCGAGTCGCTCGTAATAAAACCTGAGCAAGAGGCAGAAGTTCCTGGAGGGAGATGTGCGCTTACATGA